Within the Pseudomonas guangdongensis genome, the region TCGCTGCGGTGATTCCCGGCATCCTCGCGGTGCTTGGCTACATGGTGGTGCTGCGCATCATGGTCGCCCGCGAAGGCGGCCACGATCACGAACAGCAGAAGGCCAGCACGGCCGAGCGGATCAAGGCGTTCGTCAACGTGCTGCCGGTGATCGGCGTGTTCATGGTGGTGATCGTCGGCATCTACGGCGGCTGGTCCAACCCCACCGAGGCGGCCTCCATCGGCGCCGCGGCCTGCGGCATCCTCGCGGTGATCCAGGGCGGCATGCGCTGGGACGGCATCCGCACCAGCCTGCTCGGCACCGCGGAAACCACCGCGATGATCTTCCTCGTGCTGCTCGGCGCCGACCTGCTCAATTCCGGCCTGGCGCTGACCCAGATGCCCAACGAGCTGGCCGAGTGGGTGAAGAACAGCGGCCTGGCGCCAATGCTGGTGCTGTTCGCCATCCTCATCCTCTACCTGCTGCTCGGCTGCGTGATGGACTCGCTGGCGATGATCCTGCTGACCATCCCGATCTTCTACCCGGTGATCATGGGCCTGGACTTCTTCGGCCTGGACCCGTCCGAGAAGTCGATCTGGTTCGGCATCCTCGCCCTGATGGTGGTGGAGATCGGCCTGGTGACGCCGCCGCTGGGGATGAACCTGTTCATCGTCCAGCGCGCCGCCGGCAACGTGCCGCTGGCGGAAACCGCCAAGGGCGTTATCCCGTTCATCGCCTCGGACATCCTGCGCATCATCGTGCTGGCGCTGTTCCCCGCCATCAGTCTGTGCCTGCTCAGTCTGTAAACTGCACCTCCAAGGCCGCCTTCGGGCGGCCTTGTTCTTTTCACCCGGCATCCACCTGGAGGGCCCATGTCCAGCGTCGTCGCCAAACCCCACCGCCTGATCGTCCTGCTCGCCGCGCTGGTGGCCTTCGGCCCCCTGTCCATCGACATGTACCTGCCGAGCCTGCCGCTGATCGCCCAGGATCTCGGCGCCCCCGAGGCGCAGATCCAGCTGACCATCAGCGTATTCCTCGCCGGCCTGTGCGCCGGCATGCTGCTCTACGGACCGCTGTCCGACCGCTTCGGCCGCCGCCGCCTGCTGCTCGGCGGCATCGCCCTGTACCTGGTCGCCACCGTCGGCTGCATCCTCGCCAGCAAGGCCGAACAACTGGTGTTCTGGCGGCTGTTCCAGGCCCTCGGTGGCGCCGGCGCCTCGGTGCTGGCGCGCGCCATCGTCCGCGACCTGTTCCCCCTCAACGACGCCGCGCGCGTCCTGTCGCTGATGCACCTGGTGACCATGATCGCCACCCTGATCGCCCCGCTGCTGGGCAGCTGGCTGATGATGTTCGACGGCTGGCGGGCGATCTTCGTCGCCCTGCTGGCCTTCGCCGGCGTCTGCCTGCTGGCCAGCGCCTGGAAGATCCCCGAGACCCACCCGGCCGACGCTCGCGGCGCCTCGGTGGCTGCGGTATTTCGCGCCTACGGGCAGATCGCCCTGCAACCCCAAGCCCTCGGCTACATCCTCTGCATGGGCCTGTCGTTCGGCGGCATGTTCGCCTTCATCACCGCCTCGCCGTTCGTCTACATCGAACACTTCGGCGTCTCGCCGCAGGGCTATGCCTGGCTGTTCAGCCTGAACATCGGCGGCATCATCGTCGCCACCCTGCTCAACGCACGCCTGGTCACCCGCCTCGGCACCCAGCGCATGCTGGTCTGCGGCGCCAGCATCGCCGCCCTCTCCGGTATCGCCCTCGCCCTGCTCGGCGGCAGCGGCACCGGCGGCCTGCCGGCGGTGGTGATCTGCCTGCTGTTCTACGTCAGCGTCACCGGCCTGCTCGGCGCCAACAGCGTCGCCAGTCTGCTGTCGCGCTACCCGAAACAGGCCGGCGCCGCCGCCGGCCTCGCCGTCGCCGGCCAGTTCGGCCTCGGCACCGCCTGCAGCGCCCTGGTCGGCGCCCTGCACGATGGCAGCCCGCTGCCGATGAGCCTACTGATCGGCGTGACAGGTGTCGGCTGCCTGCTGGCCCTGCTCCTCACTCGCCAGGGCCGGCCGGCCGCTAGCGCGCAGTAAGGAAATTGAAACTGGCATGTCATATGCATTGCGTATACTGCGCCAGTTTCGGGGGCCACGGTACAAGGCAGGTCGTGGATTCCCCCTTTTAATCGCCAAGGCCCCGGAGCAGCACAGCGCTCCGGGGCCTTTTCTTTAATGGTCACTGCCGCTGCGACCAGCGGCGCAGCGCACCATGAGAGTGCGCCGCGCGCCATCCACGGGCACGGTGCCTCAGCGATACAGCTCGCGGCGGAAGATCAGCGGTTGGGGCCCTTGGTAGATGCCGAAGGTGGCAATGCCCGCTGCGGGCTCACGACCAGCTCCTTTCCAGTCGAAGTGCAGCCACTCCGGCAAGTCCTGAATCCCCACATTGACGCTGCCCGTTTTTCCAGCGCCGGGCGCAGTCAGCTTGATCTCACCGCCAGTCCCAGCGCCCAATACCACACCCGTAGTATCTCCGGCCTTCAGAACGCCGGAGAAGTCATCCAGCTTGGCTGCGGCGCCAAGCTCCGCCGCGCTACAGCTATCCCCGGAAGACGCCCGGAAGACACCCGGTGCCTGCCAGCTTTCCAGCGTCCAGGGCAGCGCCAGATCCGCCAGCTCCGAACCGCTTGCGTTGTCGATACGCAGGCGGCCCAGGCGGATCTCGCTGTGGTCGTACTTCAGGACATAGCCGCTGCTCGTCAGGCATGCTATCTCGCCCGGGCGGCGCGCACAGACATCGTCCGCATCCGTCAGCTCGGCTGCGGAAAAGCGTCGCTCAAGCGATACGGGCAAATCATTTCCGCCCGGCAGCGGATCACCCGAGGCGTAGCTCAGACCATCCCCGTTCCAGACAAAGGAGCGCTTGCCGTCGCCGTCACCGCCCCCCTCCACATCCTCACTGGGATTCAACAAGGTCAACGTGGCGGGTAGCAGCAGCCGCTCTTGGGCGGCAGCCGCATAGACGGCCCAGATCTCGCCCTGCGGACGCGACGACAAGCGCCAGAAATCGCCCAGGTCATAGTTGCCGGTGACAGCGCCACTTCGATTGCGAGCCGTCACGGTCAGGCGCGGCGCGTTCAGATACTTGATCTTCTCGCGCTGGTAACTGATGCCGTCGCAGCTATCCATGCTCGCCAGGCCGGACACCTCCAGATAAGCCGGCACGAAGCGTCCGACCAGCGCCTCGCTGCTACCGATGTCATAAGCAAAGTAGGGCGGCGGCGTGGCTGTCAGCCTGAAGATACCGACCTCGCTCTGCTGAGCCTGCACCTCGGTCTGCTCACCCAAGGCATGGCTGTAGCTGCCCGGCGAGAAGCTGCCGGCGGCGCCACCGGCCGGAGCCACGACGCTGCTGCCCAACGTGATCCCCGCCAGACGGAAACTCGGCGTGGTCGGGTTACCGGCCAGCTCGCTCGCCGTGCGTGGCTGATTGTCCCGCGTCCAGGCCACCGCACGGATGCGCAAAGGGAACGGATCGCCGGCCGCCACCAACTTCGCGCAGTCGGCCACCGTCGCGCCATTGCAGCTCGCGTCGTGGCTGATATGCAGCCCATAGGGACGGCTGACGAACTGCGTATTCCCCTCCATCACCAGCCCCGCATCGCCACGACTGGCATCGCCCTGATAACGGGCATCGAGCTGCATCTTGCCGGCATCGTCGTAGCGCACGCCGCTCTGTGCCTGACCGTTGGCATTGAAGGCAAGATTCCGCGTGACCGGCGTGGAGTCAACCGACTGTCCCCCAACCTGGATCAGCTTGTTGCCCCTCTGCTCGGTCGGCCCCGGATCGATGTAGCGCCCCCACAACTGCACCGGACGGGTCACGTTGGCGAACGCCGGGATACAGGCCGGGCTGTTGTCGCTCTTGCGTACCGCGCTGATCGTCAGCGTATCCGACTTGCCGGCAATCAGCGGCGGAACCGAAACCAGCAGGCCGCTATCGGCGAAGGTCAATGCACAGGTATTGATCGCCTGGCCGTCCCGGTAGCAACGCAAGGGTGCCGATGCCGGTTCGGTAATGCCTAGCGCCACCGTTCGCTCCTCACGAATCGCCAAGGCCAGGCTCGTGCTGCCAGTAAAGGTGACTGTGCTGCCGCCCACCCAGCCAGCGGGAGAAAGGCTAACCGTGCTTGCGCTCTGATAGGTTTGGCTGCAGGCATCATCGGAACAGGCCTGCAATGTCACTGGATGAGGCTGGCAGGTCAGGGCCTGGCTGGAATAACTCAGGCGGTAGTGATGCACAGCCACCAGCGGTGCGTCCTGACATAGCTTCTGCGGCGTTGTATCTGAAGGCTTACAGACCCCATAAATTGCACTATTGCCAGTTCCCTTGATGGTTTGGGCATCCCAACTCGCCGCTGTAACATTCCCCCAGACCGTCGACATCTTTAGATGAACCCTGTTGGTTGTGGTTATATTGCCCACAACCTCGCCACCATCCAGCTCGATATCATTGTTAGTCAGTCTTATGTTTCCTGTAAGCCGCAAATTGCTCAGCGATATCTTGCAGCACCCACCCGTAACGTTACCCCTAACTTCACCACCTTGTAGCTCGACCGTTCCATTAGGGCTATTGATCGCTCCATTGATATTGACGAGACTCGTCTTTATCCCATTGGCAGCCTGAATGTCGCCCTGTACCTTCCCGCCGGTCAGATCGACCGAGCCATTGCTGACGGCGATACCCGATTGGAACTCGGTGTTGTTGGCGGATATACCGTTATTGCGCTGCACCAACCCGCCGATCTTGCTGTCCTTGAAGCGTGCGTTACCAGACCCTGTAACCGAACCACTCACCTGAGTTCCCGTCAGATCAACCTCGCCACTATCCGATGCGATAGCACCGAAGATGCTCCCCGAGGCACGAACCACAATGCTGCCATAAGTGGACTTGAGCGAGATGCCATGATTGTTAGAGCCCAGCGTGTTGCTACCCTTCAACTCGAAACCTCTCTCGGCCTGGATGGTCAGGGCAACACTTGCAGTCACCGAGTCACCGACCCCGAAAATCACCCGACCATCGCAGCTGTTTTGTGACTGATTCCATGTGCCGGAGCATGGCGGGAAGGTGGCTGCAGGCAAGCTGTAGCTCGCCGCCAAACTCACCTGCACCTGCAGCAGCGACACGCATAGCAGTGAAAGTCCGATCAGAATCCGCATATTCATGGCGCCTCCGTTTCCACGACCGTTTCCAGCTTGCGCCAGGCGTAATCACGATCATCACCCAACTCGGCGCGTGCGGTCAGGTAATAGCACTTGATCTTGTCAGGAGTTTCTTCTGCAAGATCTGCATCATCGCAGAGTGACAACGACTTGCACTCGACACTCACCGAAGCATTTCCAACAGTGAATGGTGGTGCAGCCGAGCAGTCATGACGCACAGCTCGCACAATGCCCCACTCCAACCCCGCCCGCGCCGCCTGATAGGCACGGGCCTGTTGCAACAGCAGGTCGACGCTGGCGGTCTGGGTGACTGACAGCCGGCTCATCGCTGCCACCGCCAGACCGATCACCACCATCACGAACAAGGCAGCGACCAGCGCGAAGCCGCGTTCAGGGCGCATTGTCGACATGAACCTGTTGTAGCAGCACGACTTCTTCTCCACCTTTCTTGACTCCCAACTCGATAGTCACCAAGGCGTTACGGGTATTGGTACCCGGCTTGTAGTTAATCCGGCAACGGGATACCGAGCCGACCAACCAGCGGGCATTGCCATATTCATAGGTTCCGGCCGCACGCAAATCCGAAAAACTCGCCCGACGTAGACTTGTTTCGCCGCCCTCCGTCACGCACTTGTAGCCAACCACCTCCTTGGCCAGATAGAAGCGATGCTGCGGCGAAGCGTAGGCGAAGCCGAAACCATCGAGTTGCACGCCGCTCAACACGAGTTTCTGTTTATTCTCCGGTGGCTGTGCGGGCTCCAGACCGAAACCGACACCTGTCGGAGTGATAACGCCCGGCTTGCCATAGGCCCATACATTGGCTCCCGCCTGCGGCGCCGACGCGCCGCCAGCACCGATGTTGTAGATCACCATCCACTTCGATTCCTCGACTCTCGGCTTATCGAGCGGACTCAGAACCTCAATCTGGCACGTACCGGGGGGGGGCGGGCAGCGCGGTGGATCATAACGAACGCTGTTCAGATCAATATTGCCTGAGGCATTGGGCAATTGATTAGCACGATAACGCCCGGCCTCATGAATCGGCAGCAGCTCCAACGTATCGCCATAGCCGTCGCCATCGCTATCGGACACGCGCAGGGAGTTCGGCACCGCCAGACGAATGTCGCGTGTCATACGGTTAAGGGCGATTGCAGCCATGTCGGTCAGCTCGGCGCGGCGACTCTGCGCCATGAAGCCTTCCAGCGGACGGGACAGCACGCTGGACACCATCACCGCGACCACCGAAGCCAGGGCGATGACCATGACCAGCTCGACCAGGGTGAAGCCGCGCAGACGACGGGTATCGGTCTTCAGGATCATTACAGGCACACCTCGCCATAGCAGGTGCGCCAGCCGGTCAGGGTCAGAGTCTGCCCCTGCGGATCACGCACCGTCACATCGATGCGCAAGGCTGCTTCACCGTTGAACGCAGGCTTTTGCAACTCGCTCACCTCAATCTTGACGCCATAGCTCGCCAGCTTGTCGATCGCCTCACCGGCCACATCCTGCGGCGCCTGGAACTCTCCGTGGCTATGGTAGTCGCGCACATCGTTGAAACAGCGCCGCTCGCTGTTCGTGCAGCCAGCCGGAGGATCGGCCTCGTCATAAGGTTTGGCGAGGATTTCTTCCAGATAGGCCTCGGCAATCATCAGGCTCTGCTGACGCAGCATCGGATCGGCGGAGCGGGCGGTGATGGCGGCCATGGCGCTGTATAGCGCAGCAGCGGCGATGCCGACGATGACAATGGCGATCACCAACTCGACCAGGGTCATGCCGCGTTGCCTGTTCATCGCACATACCCCGTTTCGGCTTCGATACTGATGCGCTGACTGTCAAAGCTGACACTGCCATTTCCATCAAAAAACTCTGGCTGCCCTAAGCTCCCGAAAATAATTCTGAAACCCTCTGGATCCGATTTTTTCGCCAGCTCTTCTGCCTTGCCGACATTCTGGTAGGCATTTCCATCGCAGCTACGCGAGAGCTGGTACTTGTACTTGCCATCATCCGGATCGGTGAAGCAGGCCAGTCTTACCTTGCATCCGCTGGCAATCGCAAGTTTCTGTGCATAGCGCAGCCCTGAGCGCAGCTCCTCCGCGGCAGCTCTCTCATCGAACACCGCGCGATCGAAGAACCGCGGCCCGACCACGGCGGCCAGCACGCCGATGACCACCAGCACCAGGATCAGCTCGACGAGGGTGAAACCGTGCTGGCGGGTGGGCATCGAAGCTCCTTGGGCGGCAGGCCGGCGCATGGCCTAGCCGCGCGGCGGATGGTGGTGGGTGATCGGCGACTGTGGCGGAACCGCCGCTGGCATTACTTGCAGTTCGCGGCCAGCAGGCTGTCCGAGGTGATGCTGGGCGTCGGTACGCTCCAGCTGGCGCGCAGGGTGTAGTTGAACTTGCAGTCCCAGTTGCCCCAGATGGCCACGTTGATATTGCCATCTTTGCTGTCGCTGATGGCGATGATGTCGTTTTCTTCCAGCTGCGCAGCCTTGACGATGCCGTCCATGGTCGCTGCCGGGTAGAGGCCGAGCATTTCGATGGCCTCGCCCTCCAGGTAGATGACGCGCTTGCCGCCGACCTCGACCGGCGGGGTGACCTGCGCCTGCAGGTGGGCAGTCGCGGCGGCCGACTTGAACGCGCCGAGGGCGCCCTGCAAGGCGGCCAGCTTGGCGGCGCCGCCGAAACTGGCGAAGCGCGGCAAGGCGAAGGCCGACAGGATGCCGAGCAGGACGATGGTCATGATCAGCTCGATCAGGGTGAATCCGTTCTGGGAGCGCGACATGCAACCCTCCTGGTTGTCGGGCCGGGCGACCGGCAGCGTGGCTCAGCAGCCGTCGAATGCATCGCCCCACAACTGCATCGCCGGGGGCTGCTGGCTGTCGGCGGCGGGGGCTTCGTAGACGAAATAGCAGGTGTCCGGGTCGGGGGCGTCCTTGAGCTTGACCAGCAACAGGTCATATGTGGCGGTGGTCTGTCGCTCGCCCTCGAAGTCGTCGGTCAGCCGCGCGGCCAGCATGATGCCGCCGGTGGTGTCGCCGGGCTGGCTGGGGCTGGGCTCGGGGTAACCGTTCTGCATCTTGATGGTGACGCCTTCGAGCAGGACGCTGGCAGCGCGGTCGCCGCCGGCGGTGCGCTGCGCGGAGCCGGCGATCAGAGCCGCCGAGCGCGCCGCGCCCATGGCGTTCTCGACCACGGCGATGCGCGCGTCCTTGCCGAAATCGGCGAAGCGCGGCAGGGCGAAGGCGGCGAGGATGCCGAGCAGGACGATGACCATGATCAGCTCGATCAGGGTGAAGCCGCGCTGGTGGCGTGGCATGACTGTCTCCTTGTCGGTGAGCGCCTGGGCCTTCCTGTATGGCGCCCTGTTTGCAATGTCGGGTGAACACTGCTGTAGACCAGACCCGCATCGCCCCGCCCGGCGATGGGCGGGGCGATGTGTCGAACGTGAGAAAAGGCGGCTTTCCCGAACGGCTTAGTTCCTACGAACTAACATACGAGACACCCTATAACCAAGCATGCGGCGAGCCGTGCGTTGGACAAGCGCTGTGCGAGTTATCCACCTAACATGATGTCTCAGTTACAGTTCGCCGCCGTCAGTCCAGCTGCATTCCAAGTAGGCGCTGCCTGAACGCCACTGGCAACAGCGGTCACACTATAGGTGAAAGCGCAGGCGGCCTTACCCTTGGCAGCGACTGTATATGTCCCAGTGCCATCGGCAGCTGCACTGGGCGTAATATCGAAATCCGCAGTGCTCAGCTGCGCAGCCTTGGTAAGGCCGTTCGCATTGGCCGCCGGATAGGTACCCGTCATCTTGATTTTCTCGCCCTCGAGAGTGATCTCCGAGTTTGCATCCGGCGGAGTAATCAGCGCCTGCGAGTGTGCAATCGCCACGGCAGACTTTGCAGCTCCCAGAGCCCCCTGCAGTGCAGCCAGGCGCGCATCACCACCAAAATTCGCAAACCGCGGCAACGCAAACGCCGCCAGAATCCCCAGTACCACAATCACCATGATCAGCTCGATCAGGGTAAAACCGCTTTGCTGTCTTTTCATCGTCCTGTCCTTTCTTACGGGTTTTAAACGGCCTCAATCGGCCCTGATGTCGACCACACCACTTACGGTGTCGTAGGTGATGGTGCGCGGGGTTGCCGTGCGGCCATCGAGTCTGTAGGCGTAGCGGCAGAGGCTGCCGCTGCGGCTGACCTGGTAGTCGGCCTGGCCAGCATCGCCGGCGAGCGTGGGGATCGGGCCCTGCATCACCCCGCGCCACACCTCCATGCAGGCGGCGATGCCGCTGCCGCCGCTGCCCTGCGGCCAGCCGGCGGGGCTGGCGAGCATGTCGTCGGCACCGAAGCCGAGAATCCGCCCGCGGGCGTCCTGGGTACCGCGGGCACGGTTCATTTCCCACTGGCCGCGCGCCAGGATCACGCCGCCGGCCAGCGCGCTGCCGGTGCTGCGCACCGACACCGCATGGGCATCGTCGGCGGAGTTCAGGAAACGCGGCAGGGCGACGACCACCAGGATACCGATCACCGCGATCACCACTATCAGCTCGATCAAGGTGAAGCCTCGCTGGTGCGACATTTTCGCAATCATTCTTGCTCCCTGGTTCACCGTTCGTCCGTGCATGGTCGGCTTTTTGACCATTTTATCGCAATCGTGGCGCCCTCGTCCTTCAGCGTCCGCCCTTGGCTGCGGCGGACAGTTCCCACATCGGCAGGAACACGCCGAGCGCCAGCACCAGCACCATGATGCCCATGGCGACGATGAGGATCGGTTCGATGGCGTCGGCCAGTTGCTTGAGGTCGTAGTCGACCTCCTGCTCGTAGAAGTCGGCCACCTCGATGAACAGGTCGTCCATCGCGCCGGTTTCCTCGCCGACCGCCATCATCTGCAGCACCAGCGGAGTGAACAGCCCGGTGGCGGCGGCGCCGCGGGTCAGCGCCTCGCCACGCTCGACGCCTTCGCGCATGGCGACGATCGCCTGGCCGATATGCCGGTTGCCCACCGAGCTGCTGGTGATGTTGAGGGTCTGCAGCAGCGGCAGGCCGGCGCGGTACATCATCGCGAAGGTGCGGGTGAAGCGTGCCAGGGCGATGCGCTCGAACACCGGGCCGACGATCGGCAGGCGCAGCTTGTAGCGGTCCCAGGTCAGCGCGCCGGCGTCGGTCTCGATCCAGCGGAAGAATCCCGACAGCACCGCGGCCAGGGCGATGCCGAGCAGCCACCACCAGTTCTGCATGAATTCGGAGAAGCCGATCAGGATGCGCGTCGGCAGCGGCAGGTCGGCCTGGAACTGGGCGAACACCTTGGCGAAGGCCGGGATCACCAGCAGGTTGATCACGGTGAGCGCCACGCCCATGGCGATCAGCACGAACAGCGGGTAGCGGGTGGCCTGCTTGATGCGCTTGCGGGTCTCGCGCTCCAGTTCCAGGTGCGCGGCGAGCTGGCGGAACGCCTGGTCGAGCTGGCCGGTGTTCTCGCCGACGTTGACCATGCTGACGAACAGCTGGCCGAACACCTTGGGATGGGCGGACAGCGCCACGGCCATGGCGTTGCCGGCCTCCAGGTCGTTGCGCACCTGCTGCAGCACCTCGCGGAAGTGCGGGTTGCGGCTCGACTCGGCCAGCCCGCCGATGGCACGGATGATCGGCACGCCGGCCTTGCTGAGGCTGAACATCTGCCGGCAGAAGATGATCAGCTCCTCCAGGCGCACCCGCTCGCGGCCGAGCAGCTGGTTCAGCTTGCGCAGCAGGGCGTCCGCGCTGCCGGCGCCGGCCGGCGCTTTCTCGGCCTGGGCGTCGATGCTCAGCGGGGTGATGCGCTCGGCCAGCAGCTCGCCGGCCAGCGCCTCGGCGCTGGCGGCCTGGCGGGTGCCGGAAACCTTGCGGCCCTGGGCGTCGCGGCCGCTGAAACGGAAGCGGGCCATCAGCCCACCCGCTCGTCGCTGAGGCTGGCGCTGACCCGCAGCACCTCCTCGACGCTGGTCACCCCGGCGAGGGCCAGGTCGAGGGCGCTGGCCGCCAGCGGCCGGTAATGGGGCTGGGCCTGGGCGGTGTCGATGAAGCCCTGCGGATCGTTGCGGCGCAGCGCGGCGGCCAGCGCGGCGTCGATTTCCAGCAGTTCGTAGACGCCGACGCGGCCGAGGTAGCCGGTGTTGTGGCACTGGTGGCAGCCGCGCCCGCGCACGAAGCGCCGCCCGCCCAGCGTCTGGTTCTGGATCGCCTCCAGCCAGCGCAGCTCGCGCTCGTCCGGCTCGTGGGCCTCGCGGCAGTGCTCGCAGACCTTGCGCACCAGGCGCTGGGCCAGCACGGCGTTGAGCGCGTTGGCGACCAGGAACGGCTCGGTGCCCATGTCGATCAGGCGCAGCGGCGAGGTCAGGGCGTCGTTGGTGTGCAGGGTGGAGAGCACCAGGTGGCCGGTGATCGCCGCGCGCAGGCCGATCTCGGCGGTTTCCTGGTCGCGCATCTCGCCGACCAGCACGATGTCCGGGTCCTGACGCAGGGCGGCGCGCAGCACGCGGGCGAAGGTCAGGTCGATCTTGGCGTTGACCTGCACCTGGTTGATCCGCGGCAGGCGGTATTCCACCGGGTCCTCGACGGTGATGATCTTCTTCTCCGGGCTGTTCAGCTCGGCCAGCCCGGCGTAGAGGGTGGTGGTCTTGCCCGAGCCGGTCGGCCCGGTGACCAGCACGATGCCGTGGGGGCGCTGCAGCAGGGTGCGGAAGCGCGCCAGCATCTCCGCCGGCATGCCGCTCTTGTCGAGGCTGGCGACGCCGCCGCTCTGGTCGAGCAGACGCATGACCACCGACTCGCCGAACTGCACCGGCATGGTCGAAACCCGCACGTCGAGGTTGTGGTTCTTGACCCGGATGTTGAAGCGGCCGTCCTGGGGCAGGCGCTTCTCGGAGATGTCCAGGCCGGCCATGATCTTCAGGCGCATGACCAGCGCCGAGGCGATGCGGGTTTCCTTGATCAACTGCTCGTTGAGCACGCCGTCGATGCGCTGGCGCAGGCGCAGCACCTTCTCGTCGGGTTCGATGTGGATGTCCGAGGCCTTCATCTTCACCGCGTCCTCGAAGAGCATCTGCAGCAGGCGCACCACCGGCGCGTCGCTGTTGTCCAGGCTCAGGCCGCCGAAGTCGAAGTCGCTCTGTTCTAGGCGCTCGTCCAGCTCGCCGGCCAGCGACTCGATCTCGCGGGTGTTGCGGTAGAAGCGGTCGAGGCTGTCGAGCAGGTCGCCTTCGCGCACCACCGCCGGCTTGAGCGGCTGGCGCAGCAGACGGCCGATCTCGTCGAGGGCGTAGATGTCGAGCGGGTCGGCCATGCCGACCAGCAGGCCATCGGGCTCCTCGACCAGCAAGATGACCCGGAAGCGCCGCGCCACCGCTTCGGGCAGGCGCTGGATCAGCCCCTCGCTGAGCTTGAACTGGCGCAGGTCGACATAGGGGATGTTGAGCTGGCGCGACAGCGCTTCGAGCAGCTTGAGTTCGGAGATGAAGCCCAGGTCGACCACCGCGCGGCCGAGCTTGGCGCCGCTGCGCTTCTGCTCCAGCAGGGCCATCTGCAACTGGTTGTCGCTGATCAGCCCGGCCTGCACCAGCAGGTCGCCGAGGCGCAGCTTGCGTTGGGGAGTGGCGGGGGTGTCGGTCACGGGGCATCTCCAAGGGCCAGGGCGCGCTCGCGGGCGAACTGGCGGCTGTTGTCGTCGAGGCCGGCGCCCTGGGCGGCCTGGCGGTAGTGGCGGGCGGCCTCGGCGCGCTCGCCGAGGCGCTCCAGGGCGATGGCCAGGCCGAGCTGCCAGGCCGGACGCGGGGTACCGAGGGCCAGCAGCTGGCGATAGGTGGCGGCGCTTTCCGGCCACTGCCCGGTCTGCTGGTAGGCGGCGGCGAGCAGCGCATGCCAGGCCGGATCGCGGGCCAGCGGCGGCGGGTTGCGGCGCAGGGTGGCCACCGCGGCCGGGCTGTCGCCGCCCTGCAGCTGGGCGCGCGCCAGCAGCAGCGGCAGCTCATGGTCGGCGGGGAAGTCGGCCAGCCGTGGCGGCAGCTCCTCCAGCAGCCGCGCGCTTTGGCCGGCAGCCAGCCAGGCGCGCGCCAGGGTACGCAGCAGATCGAGGTTGTGCGGCTGCTGGCGCTGCAGCGGTTCGAGCAGGGCCAGGGCGCCGGCGGCATCGCCCTCGGCCAGCGCGCGCCGGGCGCGGGCCAGGGGATCGGGTCGGTGGCTGGCGATGCTCACCTGCGGCTGGCGCGCGATGCCGGCGGCCTGCACCGCCACCACCGGCGGCGCGGGCGGCAGTTGCCGCACGGCGGGGGCGGCGGCGAGCGAGGGATCATGCGGCGGCGCCGCGCCGGGGAGCGGCTCGCCCGCCACCGGCAGGTCGTCCAGCTCGACCGGCAGCGCCTGCGGCGTCTCGAACGGCACCTCGACCCACAGCTGCCAGCGCTCGCCGGCCGGCTCCAGGCGGTCATGCACCTGCAGCTGATCGCCGAGGCCGACCAGCAGCAGCTCGACGCCCTCCTCCTGCGCTTCCAGGCTCCAGGCCAGGCTGCGCCCGTCGCGCTCGAAGCGTCCCTCGCGGGCGCCGCT harbors:
- a CDS encoding tetratricopeptide repeat protein, encoding MSLVNDLLRDLDARQAPAEERAALAGLQAVEESSARSLRRRRRALLGGLLLLLLAAGAAGLWRFGMPLQAGDPAPAPAAAPVPAPVVPAAPAPSTAPPAPEFAAPVDPPLRLLAVLPQHARQGFTLQLLLDGAPSYRRSEQSGVVALHLPHLRLPASGAREGRFERDGRSLAWSLEAQEEGVELLLVGLGDQLQVHDRLEPAGERWQLWVEVPFETPQALPVELDDLPVAGEPLPGAAPPHDPSLAAAPAVRQLPPAPPVVAVQAAGIARQPQVSIASHRPDPLARARRALAEGDAAGALALLEPLQRQQPHNLDLLRTLARAWLAAGQSARLLEELPPRLADFPADHELPLLLARAQLQGGDSPAAVATLRRNPPPLARDPAWHALLAAAYQQTGQWPESAATYRQLLALGTPRPAWQLGLAIALERLGERAEAARHYRQAAQGAGLDDNSRQFARERALALGDAP
- a CDS encoding GspE/PulE family protein, which gives rise to MTDTPATPQRKLRLGDLLVQAGLISDNQLQMALLEQKRSGAKLGRAVVDLGFISELKLLEALSRQLNIPYVDLRQFKLSEGLIQRLPEAVARRFRVILLVEEPDGLLVGMADPLDIYALDEIGRLLRQPLKPAVVREGDLLDSLDRFYRNTREIESLAGELDERLEQSDFDFGGLSLDNSDAPVVRLLQMLFEDAVKMKASDIHIEPDEKVLRLRQRIDGVLNEQLIKETRIASALVMRLKIMAGLDISEKRLPQDGRFNIRVKNHNLDVRVSTMPVQFGESVVMRLLDQSGGVASLDKSGMPAEMLARFRTLLQRPHGIVLVTGPTGSGKTTTLYAGLAELNSPEKKIITVEDPVEYRLPRINQVQVNAKIDLTFARVLRAALRQDPDIVLVGEMRDQETAEIGLRAAITGHLVLSTLHTNDALTSPLRLIDMGTEPFLVANALNAVLAQRLVRKVCEHCREAHEPDERELRWLEAIQNQTLGGRRFVRGRGCHQCHNTGYLGRVGVYELLEIDAALAAALRRNDPQGFIDTAQAQPHYRPLAASALDLALAGVTSVEEVLRVSASLSDERVG